The nucleotide window ATCGAATCCGGTCAATTGAGCACCACCAACCCCAGATCACAAGGCAAATCGAAGAAACTATCTGGAAATAAACGGCCTACCCCTTCCGGATCCAGTAAAGATCCGAAAAAGCTCCCAAACGGAGTTGAAAATAGGAATTTTGGTAATACTattggtggtggtggtgttAAGGCCATCGGAACGGAAAGTATGATGAAGGAATGTAGGCAGATTTTGGCAAAGCTGATGAAGCATAAAAATGGGTGGATTTTCAATATCCCTGTTGATGCTGAAGCCCTGGGTCTTCATGATTACCACCAAATTATTAAGCGACCCATGGATTTGGGGACGGTTAAATCAAATTTGGCTAAGAATTTTTACCCTTCCCCTTTTGAATTTGCTGCTGATGTAAGGCTTACTTTCAATAATGCCTTGTTGTATAACCCTAAAACAGATCAAGTTAATGGCTTCGCTGAGCAGCTTCTCGGACGATTTGAGGACATGTTTAGACCGCTCCAGGATAAAATGAATAAGCTTGAAGGCGGCAGGAGGGATTATCATCCTGTAGATGAGTTGCAGGGGAGTTCTTGGAATCACATACCTACGCCCGAGAGAGTGAAGAAACCCAAGGCTACTCCAGTCCCTCACATTTCAAAGAAGCAAGAGCGGATGCAAAATCATTCTAGTGCGTCAACACCCTCTTTGCCAGTGCCACCACCCAATCCACCAGCCCGGCAGCAGTCCCCATTGTCAACTCCTTCCCCAGTGAGGGCACCACCCTCGAAGCCTGTATCAGCTGCTAAAGTTCCTACTATGGGAAAGCAACCTAAACCGAGGGCCAAGGatccaaataaaagagagatgAATATGGAGGAGAAGCATAAATTAGGAGTTGGGTTGCAAAGTTTGCCACAAGAGAAGATGCCGCAGTTGGTGCAGATTATAAGGAAGAGGAATGAACATTTAGCCCAAGACGGTGACGAGATTGAGCTCGACATTGAGGCCCTTGACACCGAGACTCTATGGGAGCTTGATCGGTTTGTGACCAATTGGAAGAAGATGGTGAGCAAAACTAAGAGGCAGGCATTGATGATGAACAATTTGGGACCACCATCCGCCAGTGCTGCAGCTTCTGCTGCAACTACATCCGTCGCCGAAGCAGATGGGGTAAATCaatatttcattttatcttttttatcaaTACATTTCGTGCGCCTGTGCTTTTGTCTGATTGGAATGACTAATAAAATGTGTTTCTTTTGCAGCCTACCACTAGTGAGAAAAATGATTCCTTCAAAAAGCCCAAAAAGGGTGATGTTGGAGAAGAGGATGTAGAGATAGAGGATGATGAACCAGCTACACATTTTCCTCCAGTGGAAATTGAGAAGGATGAAGGTGGTGGGCGGGATCAAGAGAATGGTGGTGGTGGTAGTAGTAGCTCTAGTAGTTCTAGCAGCTCAAGCAGTGGCTCCTCCTCTTCTAGTGGTATATGCTCTACTTCAATGCgaaaaaatgatttcttttgCGACTCAAGTTGAGTAGATTAATTGAACATAATTTCTTGTGCAGATTCTGATTCAGGAAGTTCATCCGGAAGTGACTCTGATGCTGATGATGCACACTCTTGAGATTTGTTGATTCAAGCAGTGCATATGttgttgaattttcttttatcgAGGTATAAAGTTGGGGACTTGAATTCTTTTGTTTTGCACATTCCGGTGAGCTGAGTAATTCCGGAGAACCAGTTGTTGTAAACACATGGGCAACCTGACAAGCTAGGAAGAAAAATTGGTCTGCTTATATCAACTAGGCAAATCAAAAAGCTCAGTTGGAAGGGGAAGGGAACTTGTAGTGTTGATGACAAAAGAAGTTATGGCGTTAGGGATCACAATTTTAGGAATTTTAGAGATGGTCCCTCTGTTAATGAGAGTGAGATATGTAGATAGATAGTTGAGGAGAAGACACCTTTTGTACAGTTGGTTTACactaaatatttgatttttcttgaaaaaaacaCACTTAACACATTTCTACTTCTTTGGTTTCGAGCTCTATCCAACtttctcaaattgtttgtgGTACATCTTTAAAGGATATTATATTTTGAGTGAACGTGTTGGTCGGTGAACAACTTGTGGAGCCACTAATTGAGTTAACAACttggagaaaaaagaaagattatCACTGTGGCAAATATGTTAAAAATTGCTGGCCTGCACTTTGTGTTAGCCATGATGTCCTAATCGACCCTAAAATGAGCCAAGACTGTATTCAGCTTCCTATTAAGCCACGTTGGAATGGTTTAGTTTGGCCTGAGAGCAGaatatgaagaaacaaaaaagcATATATGAATTCAACCCTGTTCTTTTGATGGTGAAGATGTGTTTACAGAGAATGGTATGTGAACAATTTAGGTGCAATTATTTTCATATTCTAAAATTTTTAGGTACTTGTATATTATTTAATGGGTGGCCTTGTTCCTTTTGCCTTTTTCATTCAATATAGGTAGGTAGCTCTCAGCTGTGCAGTAACAGTATACTTAAAGAAACTTTCCTTTGTAAAGACGTAAACAGTCTCCTTTCACGTGAAGGATCCAAATATGGCTGAAATGACGGTCTCAACTAAAATCTACCCATGTGATATACATATTTTTGGGGAAATATGCACAGCCACATACATATCCATTAAGTTTGCACTAATGTAGTATAAGCCAAAAATTGAATCGACCAGCTAACTATAGTAAAATATATGTCCACACAAAATTGAATAGTTATCCGGATGACAATTAAGCCTTATATAGGTCAAGGTGGCATTATCTGAGTCACAGAACAAAGCCAGATAAAGATACTGTTTAGAATTGATTCAGATGACGAAAATCTTCAAAAAGTGGTAGTTCTACATGACTTCAATATTTCACAAGTCACCTACCTTGATGTGTTTAAAAAGACTTGCTTTGCTTGAGGTGAACTCCAACTTAAAGTGGTGTGGCAAATAGTGGATGTAATTTTTACATTGGCCAGACTTTATACATCACAACTCATAGGAGAGTCAATGAGGTGCCACCACCCAAAACAATATTATAAATGTTTGAATGAAAACAAAGTGTTACGACCAAACAGTAGGAGAATACCATTTATTAATGGGTTTGCCCAACTGTTTGGTCTTTTACCAGCCTTTGGTTGAAATCCCAAGTGGCATTTGACAAAGTCCAACACCAACTCAAGTAAAGCAATTTATTTGTTCTGTTCGTGATAGCGACTCAAAGGATCATCTACTACCAAATCCTGTTAAAACTTGCAAATCTTACTCGTTCAGCTGCTTGCACAGTAGGGAGTCCATGTCTTCCACAAACATATACGTCAACAGCAACATCCTGTCAAAATTGAAGCTGATGTATGATCATCAATGTTAATGTCGCTCCATTTAAATCTATAAAAGCAATTCTGCACATACAAGAGAAATTGGATTTTTCAAAAGTAGTTCTTTAGGACTTCCTTGAATATACATAAAACCACCTGAAGTGAGACTTTTAGCATCAATTACCTTTCTTGTGCTTGAAAGGTTTGTCTGCCAGCCTAAAGTTCCTTTTCAACAGTGACTTGAGCACTGAGAGCTGGATGGATTCACCTCCAGGATAGTCAAAATTTTGTTCTGTAGAATTCCCCAAATTCGTTGACCAAACTATGCAATGCCTGAGCTAGGTCTGAGAATATTATCAATACCTGTGGCTTTCCTGTAAAATGGAAAATTAACATAAGTATTCCACCCATAATCAATCAATTGATAGAATTAACAAGTGTCGTTGAGATTATTAGCGATAGTAATAATAGACAGATGAAAGGTAGCTTGATGCACGAACCACAACCTCAGATCATGCTCTGCAACCATAATATCAAAATGCTTATGCACTGAATCTTTTCCTGCATGATAGTCTTTAAATATAGGTAATATCTTTCGTTTCTAGGAGAATGGCATAACAAACGAAGATATATAAAGTAGAGCTAAAATAGGCTGGATGTTAGAGGAGTGTTGTGCAATAGAAAGATACTCAAAATTGAATATTAAGGATGTTACCCATAGCATCAAAATAGGATtagtcaaaatggacaagtgcTACCGAAATGTTATGCCATAGGGTGTGGATGACGGACCTCTCAGGTCCAAATCCACGTGAGCAGAAATGTGAATGTGCAGTCATACAAGATTAGAAATGATCACATTAGGCAAAAGTTAGTACACATGGAGGATAAAATGAGAGACTATCATGACACGGTGTGTTAGATGCACATGTTGGTAGGAGTGAAATCATGGTGAAAGGTGTTAAAAAGGGACACGATAGatccaaaatcatatgaaagaaagttatcctaaatgaacttcaatctcgAATCTATACAGACTTGGCCAAAAACAAGTTACAATGAAAGAAAAAGTCCATATGAGTAAAGCCAATAGTTATTAGTCATGTTGGTAACTCTAATGTTCACTAAAAGCCATTTTGTTTTGTTCAAAATTTGTATGCCAGCAAAAAATGTAGATAACTTATGATGCTTCAAAAAGTTTTGAGACAAGTCTAAATGGAGCAACATAGATAGTGAATATTCATATAACTGACCCCTATTATCTTGAGATTGAGACATAGTTGCTTTAAACTGTGTGCAAACTAAATGAACatacaactaaaaaaaataatcctccCATCTCTTTTTAGTATCTTCTCTTGACAAAATCAGTCAAGTTTTTTCAGGATGGACTTCACATCAAATGCACTACGTGACACTATATATTACTAGAAATAATAGGTTAGCAATTTCTCAGTCTAGGTAGCTTCATTAAATCACCATATGCACTGATGGATATTATGCTTGAATTCTGTAATTTACCAGCTCAATAGCAGTCTGTGTTAAAGCTTATGACTGTGGTAGCAACGAAAGTATGGTATCCAATAGAACATACATCAGTTCAGATGCACCATCTCCATCTGCTTCATCTTATCCAGATGAAATTGGAAAAGCTGAAGATTGAAGAGCTCTCATGCAGAAAATAACCAATTCGGAGGCGACTTAAGAAAATTCCCCAGGCCGAAGTAGAACTTGAAGCAACAATTGTATCAGAGGGCACCTCATGGAACGACACTTATTTCTGCCAATACTTGGAACCAAGTCCTTTCCTGCCATCATTTggagaaaaataataagataagaGGGAAAAGGGATTAGCAATCCAAGTTTCTCACAGAAGAAATAGATTAGTTTTTGATTTCCTGAACACAGTAAATTGTTGTTAATCTGACACAGAGAGAACACAAGTTGCTTATGGTAATATAAGATGATTAATAAGCCAGTATGGTTTTTAAATTAAGACCTTACTCAGACTCCTCACACCAAAGCACGACATGATTATCCAACAGTAAAGAAGAATTGGGAGTTCTAAAGCAAGGAACTTTGGTTAAGCAAAGGCACAAAAAACATTTAACTAGTGTGTAGGCCAGCAACTTATTAGGGTGCTACAAAATGAAGCATCAAAAAATCTCACCTGTCTTGAGAGCTGAAATAAGCTCCAAGATCATTAGCTTTAACACCACTTGACACAACATGAGGTACTTACCCTTTTCGAGAATTTCACAGCAGTATCTTAGCTGCTCAAAGCTCATCCTAGAAAGAGCACTTGAAATGGAAGACTTAGGCAACCAAAACTTCTCCTCCAATTCAAAAGATGTCACCTCAGTTCCAAGAGTTAAAGAGAATAAATCTTGTATCCAGAGTTAGATGCTTTAAGCTATTGGAAAGTGACTCTATAACCCAGCCTTTAAAAATTTCCGAGGTTCCTACAGCTCCAACAGAATCCTTATCTTCTATGGAACCAATTTCTGAAGCAAGACCTTCATCCAAGGAACATGTGAACCAAGTTCTTGATTAGAAGCATGCACAAAGACTCAGTTTCAAATTCAGCCATCAACtcttttacttgtttttttCCTGGTGATGTAATCAAATTTCCCTTTGCTATGTTTCTGTAAAGCCACAATAACTTCTACTGTTCTAACATCATCATGCTTGACCCGCTCAGATAATTCTCTCAAAAAGTATTGGCTGGCTTTGAACAGCTGAGTGATTTCTGTGGAAAGTACATCCATTAAGCACAGCACAACTTTATAAGACAGGACGTTGTAAATGCACGAAGCGGGCCATGAGATGATGAAAGAAGAGATCCTTCAATGATAGCTTTACAGAAGTCTTTAAGAATATTCTCAATCTTCTACTGCTGGGTTACCCTTGCAGCCTCTATTGTGCTTTTTAATGGAATTTAAAGCTGGCGAGGGATCAAAAACTTGTACAAAACTTTCAGGTAAAAGAATGTTTAAGGAATATTATACACTATGCTCGTGGCAGGCAGAAAGTGGAATCCTCTGCATCAAAAAAGCCAGCAGATCAAAATATGAACAAACCTTTTCAAGGAAAAAAAAGGGCAGGCTGTGCACTAAGCTCACGCTATGCACGGGGTTCAAGGAAGGGCTGGACCATAAGGGTTTACTATACGCAGTCTTACCCTGCATTTCTACAAGAGACTGATTCCAAAACTCGAACCCATGACCTCCTGGTCACATAACATAACTTTACTAGTTACTCCAAGGCTCCCTTTCAAACCTTTTCAAGAAAGGAAAGTGAATAAGTCTAGTAACACCTTCAAGAAAATTGGAAAGCAAGGACAGATATTCCACAGTGAAAAGCCTGCGAGTGCTATAAGGAAAAGGTAGAAGCTTGCCAAACTCTTTATTTTCAACACCAGTTTTTCACGTATAGTGAAGGCAAGGAGTAAAACATGAGAACTTCCAACTTCTGTTGCACCTTCAAATCACTCTTTAAGTTCAGGAGCTTCAAGTATATGATTCAACGAAGCTTTAACAGGTAGCTGACAAGACAAAAATATGGATGGTCAACTGCTAAGCAATTGCATCTTACGGAAAGACCAAGTAGAGGAAAAGCATAAGTTCACTTGTTGCAAACAGCTAAACTGGCAACATGACAGTAGCACATCTTCCTGGGTAAGTGCAATAGCAAGAGGTGATATTTTAGGGTAAGTGTAAAACATTTTCTTGCCCAACAGCAGTAAGATGCTGCAGGAGTAGTAGGAAGAGATGATGTTTAATAGACAAGTGAAAAAGATCCTAGAAGATTCATATAGGAGATGTATAAGCTCATACAAGTTAATAATGGCACAAAAAAGCTAATTTGTGAATCTATTTTCATCTAATAACTAAAAGTGTACGTGCTAAGCTTATATTTTCAATTCACAGGCTTGTAAAAGTTTAAGTACCTTATCAACCAACTTCAAATTAAGTGAGACAGCAGTCGACTGAACATCTCAGCCGGGAATTTTTCCCCCATCCGATCCCCAATTCTTGTTCACCCTGGGTAAATTGTGGCCTCGTACGATCGTGTCGGGTGAGCAACAGCCTCTTTGTCACAGTACTTACTTAAGGGATAACAGGTCACACTTTGGCCAAGTATCCTACAAAGAGACTCCCGAGAGCCCTCTTGTAAGTACCGTGTCTTTGTTGCCAAAAAGACGAGAACCAGCAAGTTCTTTACTATAAGGAATGTTCTTATCAGCAATCCACtccaaaatcaatttccctGATCTTGCAAAATCTCCAGAAGCAAACAAGTGTCCCTTTAAGCAATCTCTTATGTACTACAAAACCAATTTAAAGTGTCAAGCCAGACCATAAGAAAAACTACTAAGTTTACGAACAAAGGCAATTTTCCCCACCTAACCCTTCATGGAAGAAGAGATCTCCAACAACTCAACAGTTAACTTCAACAGCACATCCACTTTCATGTATGGAACTGCACAAACCAACACTGCCATGCCTAATGCAAATCCTTGCCTTGCAGAAAACACATATAAGAAAACAGATAAGGCTATTATAAGGGAAAGTTGAGCTCATTGAGACAATCATGGCACATATAAACTATAAGTAGAATAGAAtagaaatctttttatttttgtaacctGTTGTGGTTTTAAGGTAAAGACAGGAGAGCATCATAGCCTAAGCATCTTATGGGAGGATACAAGTTTCCAGAATGAATTTGCTTTTATCAGATGTGATCAACAAGAACCTAAACGAAACCCCTATTTAAGTTGTCAAATTTAATACTAGTGACATACTAACATTATAGTTGGGCACTTATTTTTCAAcccccaaatttatttttttataaataacagAACAGTTATGCTACaaaataccaaacacacctATCTGGATGAAGAAACCCACCTAACTGCAAATCCCAAAGAGAGGCAAAATTATTCAACCCATCATCCCAACCACTTCCTCGTTGTCCAGAGTATCTTGGGCCTTCTGAACTTGAAGTAATTCCACAATCCTTAGATCCGACCTGCGCCTCAGAGCTCTTTTTTGCTTAGAGGATTGATGGAAATCTTGTAAGAGGTTGATGGGTTCCTCCTCTGTTTCGGCCATGGAAAGTTCAAGTTCTGCATCCTTCGAACAAACTCACTAAGTTGATTTTTTGACGCTCTAACTGCAAGAATAATTATTATCTAAACACAAAATTTCAGTGATAACCATTCAATTTGCTTGTTTTTTTCCCTTCAAATTGGGTTGAAAGAGAGTGGGATTATAGTGAAAAGAAAAGAGTCGAGATTAAGATTTTAAGTAAAATCGGAGTTCTCATAGAGTTCTCTAGCAACATGGAAAAGGACTTACAATGTTGAGACATTGCAAAAATAGCTTGTGTTAAATGATACGTAAAACTTATTTCTGTGAAAAAAAGAAGCCAAGACGATAAACTAACCTACACAACACAAATGATTAGAGACAATAGCTAGCTTGCAATGGATTCTTTTCAGAGACAGATCGCAAGTTGGAATGCGTTCAAACTCCGAGCACAATTCTGGGCATTCGGATACCACCAATTATTCTGTCTGATGAGCTTCAAACAAGTACAATATTTCATCGAAATTCTTCAAAATCTACCAAGAAGCAATGCAAATAACGATGTTTTATACATCAACCACACGTTCAGCTGATGAATTCGTGTAATGCACCAAGAGTCAACAAAGTGCCAATTTCAATAAATCGAGTTGCTCGCCAAAAATTATACTCACATCTCTAGTGAAAAGAAGTCAACACGCTAGCATTTTTGCTAGTTAGAATATTTGGAAGATGGGTATGGAAAAAATGAAGTTCCTTTTCAG belongs to Solanum stenotomum isolate F172 chromosome 1, ASM1918654v1, whole genome shotgun sequence and includes:
- the LOC125861071 gene encoding transcription factor GTE7-like isoform X1, which gives rise to MASAVLASRNESSWAQSGGAGGGFMGKTPYSHTQLNPNHNPNPKKKQKQFHHTSNGRHIDESPAVTQTASDDAYSFNQRPIESTTNVDGLNFGGYLTFNVVSYNKGEVNELRSRLLAEVEQIRNLKDRIESGQLSTTNPRSQGKSKKLSGNKRPTPSGSSKDPKKLPNGVENRNFGNTIGGGGVKAIGTESMMKECRQILAKLMKHKNGWIFNIPVDAEALGLHDYHQIIKRPMDLGTVKSNLAKNFYPSPFEFAADVRLTFNNALLYNPKTDQVNGFAEQLLGRFEDMFRPLQDKMNKLEGGRRDYHPVDELQGSSWNHIPTPERVKKPKATPVPHISKKQERMQNHSSASTPSLPVPPPNPPARQQSPLSTPSPVRAPPSKPVSAAKVPTMGKQPKPRAKDPNKREMNMEEKHKLGVGLQSLPQEKMPQLVQIIRKRNEHLAQDGDEIELDIEALDTETLWELDRFVTNWKKMVSKTKRQALMMNNLGPPSASAAASAATTSVAEADGPTTSEKNDSFKKPKKGDVGEEDVEIEDDEPATHFPPVEIEKDEGGGRDQENGGGGSSSSSSSSSSSSGSSSSSDSDSGSSSGSDSDADDAHS
- the LOC125861071 gene encoding transcription factor GTE7-like isoform X2, yielding MASAVLASRNESSWAQSGGAGGGFMGKTPYSHTQLNPNHNPNPKKKQKQFHHTSNGRHIDESPAVTQTASDDAYSFNQRPIESTTNVDGLNFGGYLTFNVVSYNKGEVNELRSRLLAEVEQIRNLKDRIESGQLSTTNPRSQGKSKKLSGNKRPTPSGSSKDPKKLPNGVENRNFGNTIGGGGVKAIGTESMMKECRQILAKLMKHKNGWIFNIPVDAEALGLHDYHQIIKRPMDLGTVKSNLAKNFYPSPFEFAADVRLTFNNALLYNPKTDQVNGFAEQLLGRFEDMFRPLQDKMNKLEGGRRDYHPVDELQGSSWNHIPTPERVKKPKATPVPHISKKQERMQNHSSASTPSLPVPPPNPPARQQSPLSTPSPVRAPPSKPVSAAKVPTMGKQPKPRAKDPNKREMNMEEKHKLGVGLQSLPQEKMPQLVQIIRKRNEHLAQDGDEIELDIEALDTETLWELDRFVTNWKKMVSKTKRQALMMNNLGPPSASAAASAATTSVAEADGPTTSEKNDSFKKPKKGDVGEEDVEIEDDEPATHFPPVEIEKDEGGGRDQENGGGGSSSSSSSSSSSSGSSSSNSDSGSSSGSDSDADDAHS